One genomic region from Alphaproteobacteria bacterium 33-17 encodes:
- a CDS encoding 3-hydroxy-3-methylglutaryl-CoA reductase, with translation MLKLVMEEKKKPLNEIIKGLMNREKPVLPLIKPSKKISQGFIDRRWNILKEHTNATDEDQEKLLDSSKPIEDYSVYENNIENFIGMASMPIGLIGPLKINGAFAEGEYYVPLATTEAALVASYNRGAMVIGASGGCTTFILNEGVSRVPGFVFNTMIDSGQFILWVSDKLDIFKGIVEDTTKHGKLVDLNTTLEGNHVYLDFEFTTGDAAGQNMVTISTNAIYNYILENCPIKPVHSYIEANFSGDKKANAQSFQNVRGKKVVAEVIIPGKVIEDLLHTTAEKMAKQWVLSAVGSIMSGSIGVQAHIANGLAALYIATGQDAACVSESSIGITRAELTNDGSLYVCLTLPNIITGTIGGGTKLPSQSAALNIMNCLGAGNSRKFSEICAAMCLAGELSIAGAISAEHFTRAHQNLARGKNGK, from the coding sequence ATGTTAAAATTAGTAATGGAAGAGAAGAAAAAGCCTCTAAATGAAATTATTAAAGGTTTGATGAACAGAGAAAAGCCTGTTTTACCATTAATTAAACCCAGTAAGAAAATTAGTCAGGGTTTTATAGATCGCAGGTGGAACATTCTAAAAGAGCATACTAACGCAACTGATGAGGATCAGGAAAAATTATTAGATTCTAGTAAACCAATTGAAGACTATTCAGTTTACGAAAACAACATTGAAAACTTCATCGGAATGGCAAGTATGCCTATAGGACTTATAGGTCCTTTAAAAATAAACGGGGCATTCGCTGAGGGCGAGTATTATGTTCCGCTTGCAACTACCGAGGCAGCCCTTGTTGCTTCATATAATAGGGGCGCGATGGTAATTGGTGCATCAGGTGGATGTACCACATTTATATTGAATGAAGGTGTTTCAAGAGTTCCAGGTTTTGTATTTAACACTATGATTGATTCAGGGCAGTTTATTTTATGGGTTAGCGATAAGCTTGATATTTTTAAAGGAATAGTAGAAGACACAACTAAGCACGGAAAGCTTGTTGACTTAAATACTACTTTAGAAGGTAACCACGTTTACCTTGATTTTGAGTTTACTACTGGTGATGCAGCAGGTCAGAACATGGTAACAATTTCTACCAATGCAATATATAATTATATTTTAGAAAACTGCCCTATAAAGCCAGTGCATTCATACATTGAAGCAAATTTTTCAGGTGATAAAAAAGCAAATGCCCAGTCTTTCCAAAATGTTCGCGGGAAAAAAGTGGTAGCAGAAGTAATTATACCAGGCAAGGTTATTGAAGATTTACTTCATACAACGGCTGAAAAAATGGCAAAGCAGTGGGTATTGTCGGCGGTAGGCAGCATTATGAGCGGCTCAATTGGTGTGCAGGCGCATATTGCCAATGGTTTGGCAGCTCTTTATATAGCAACTGGGCAGGATGCTGCATGTGTATCAGAGTCATCCATCGGCATTACTCGTGCGGAGCTTACAAATGACGGATCTTTATATGTATGCCTAACACTTCCAAATATTATTACAGGCACAATAGGTGGCGGTACAAAGCTTCCAAGTCAGTCGGCTGCACTTAATATAATGAACTGCTTGGGGGCAGGGAATTCAAGGAAATTTTCAGAAATATGTGCTGCAATGTGCTTAGCTGGTGAGTTATCAATAGCAGGGGCAATTTCAGCGGAACACTTTACAAGAGCGCATCAAAATTTAGCAAGAGGGAAAAATGGCAAGTAA
- a CDS encoding delta-aminolevulinic acid dehydratase (catalyzes the formation of porphobilinogen from 5-aminolevulinate) — protein sequence MDFFIQSRQRRLRRNEAIRALVQESFIREADLILPLFIIEGDSIRQEIPSMPGVFRLSINEALSVVNEAMLLGIRSFALFPCIDSSLKDADGSEAMNSNNLICRAVREIKRRYSDAFIICDVALDPYTTHGHDGVLGVDGDVDNDATIEILANQALILANSGCDAVAPSDMMDGRIGYIRTVLDSSGFENTIIIAYAAKYASSFYGAFRDAVGSKSLLGIADKKTYQMNPANSIEALREVASDVAEGADIVLIKPGLHYLDIILQTKLEFDVPVFAYHVSGEYSMLKFAEEKGVLDYNKAIMETMLCFKRAGASGIFTYAAIDVARIIRGLV from the coding sequence ATGGATTTTTTTATACAAAGCAGGCAGCGCAGACTTAGAAGGAACGAGGCTATCAGAGCTTTAGTTCAGGAAAGTTTTATCAGAGAAGCTGATTTGATTTTACCCCTTTTTATAATCGAAGGTGATAGTATTCGTCAGGAAATACCTTCTATGCCTGGTGTTTTCAGGCTTTCGATTAACGAAGCTTTGTCAGTAGTTAATGAAGCAATGCTGCTTGGTATTAGATCATTTGCGCTGTTTCCATGTATAGATAGCTCCTTAAAAGACGCAGATGGTAGTGAAGCCATGAATTCAAATAATCTTATTTGCAGAGCTGTAAGGGAAATTAAAAGGCGCTATTCCGATGCTTTTATTATATGTGATGTAGCCCTCGACCCGTATACTACACATGGTCATGATGGTGTTTTAGGGGTGGACGGAGACGTTGACAATGATGCAACCATCGAGATTCTTGCAAATCAGGCACTTATTCTTGCCAATAGCGGGTGTGACGCAGTTGCGCCTTCAGATATGATGGACGGAAGAATAGGGTATATTAGAACGGTTTTAGATAGTAGTGGCTTTGAAAATACAATCATAATTGCCTATGCAGCTAAATATGCGTCAAGCTTTTATGGCGCATTCAGAGATGCTGTTGGTTCAAAATCTCTTCTCGGTATCGCTGATAAAAAAACCTATCAAATGAATCCAGCAAATAGTATTGAAGCTTTACGTGAAGTAGCGTCAGATGTTGCAGAAGGTGCTGATATTGTGCTAATTAAGCCAGGCCTACATTATTTAGACATTATTCTACAAACAAAACTTGAGTTTGATGTGCCAGTATTTGCATACCATGTGAGTGGCGAATATTCTATGCTAAAATTTGCCGAAGAAAAGGGGGTGTTAGACTATAACAAAGCAATTATGGAAACCATGCTATGCTTTAAAAGAGCAGGTGCTTCAGGTATTTTTACATATGCCGCGATCGATGTAGCAAGGATTATTAGAGGATTGGTGTAG